The DNA sequence GGGGACCAAGATGGAGAAGATAATGATATAATGTCAGATATAGAAAGATATAGTACTGGAATGTCAATATTTTTAAATCTATATAATGATAAGGATGTAATATTGAGCCAAAAAAATACAGGAAATTATATTGGAGTTTTTTTATCGGGTTATGCTACCCAAATAAGTGGATTTAATAAGAATGATGAAATAGATACAAATTCTGTATTAGAAGAATACAAAACAGCATCAAAATTTGGTCAAACGGATTGGGTAAAAGTTTTAGATTCGTATGGGAATAATAAATAATAGATTAAATTTTTTATAGTAATTTAAACAAAAAAATCGGAATATTTTCCGATTTTTTTGTTTTATAAATCAAAATAAAAATTTTAAATTTATAGAAATATTGATATAGATATGATATAATGATTTGATATTAAAAAAAATCGATTATTTTTTAGAGACTAATATATAAATTAAAATCAATCTTAGATAGAAGGAGATATTTATGAAAATAGAAGCGGTTGCTATAGATTTAGATGGGACATTATTAAATTCCAATCACGAAATAAGTGATTTTACTAAAAAAACTTTATTTAAAGTAAGAAAAAAAGGAATAAAATTATATATTGCAACAGGTAGATTATATAAATCTTTATATAGATATAAAGAAGAATTGAAAATAGATACTCCTGTAATTTGTTATAATGGAGCAATGGCTGTAGATGGGAAAACAGATGAAAAAATATTTGAAATACCATTAAAAAATTCTGTTGTGAATAGATTAATAGAGATATCTAGAGAAAAAGAAGTACATTTAAACTTATTTAGTGATGAAAAGTGGTATGTAGAATGTACTGGTGGAGAACTAGAAAGATATGAAAAAAGTTCAGGATTAAGATCACATTTAGTTAATTTTGATAAAATAAAAGAATTGAAAATAACAAAAGGTATGTATGTTGGAGAAAATAAAGAATTATTAGAAATAGATAGTATGTTAGAAAAAGAGTTTGACAAAAAAATTTATAAAGCTTTTTCAAAACCATATTTTTTAGAAATTTTAAATGAAAATGTATCAAAAGGAGATACGTTAATAAAAATTTTAGAAAAAGAAGGAATTGATCCACAAAAAACAGTAGCTTTTGGAGATGGATTTAATGATTTGGAAATGATTAATTTAGTTGGAATTGGAGTTGCAATGGAAAATGCTCCGGAAGAATTAAAAAGTAAGGTTGATAATATAACAGTATCAAATGATGAAGATGGAGTAGCAAAATTTTTAATTGATTTATTGAAAATATAATAGATAGTTGCAAAAATAAAAAGGAAAAAGATTGAAACCACGAATGAAACGAGTGTAAACGAATTAGGAAAAATACTGTATTCGAGGTAATTTGAATATATTTGTGGTTAAAAAGATATAAATATAGTGAAGCGGTGGGATAGTCAAAAAACATATTAATTTAACTCAATAAAAATAA is a window from the Haliovirga abyssi genome containing:
- a CDS encoding Cof-type HAD-IIB family hydrolase, with translation MKIEAVAIDLDGTLLNSNHEISDFTKKTLFKVRKKGIKLYIATGRLYKSLYRYKEELKIDTPVICYNGAMAVDGKTDEKIFEIPLKNSVVNRLIEISREKEVHLNLFSDEKWYVECTGGELERYEKSSGLRSHLVNFDKIKELKITKGMYVGENKELLEIDSMLEKEFDKKIYKAFSKPYFLEILNENVSKGDTLIKILEKEGIDPQKTVAFGDGFNDLEMINLVGIGVAMENAPEELKSKVDNITVSNDEDGVAKFLIDLLKI